In Methanoregula sp., a single window of DNA contains:
- the nifB gene encoding nitrogenase cofactor biosynthesis protein NifB, with protein sequence MADQVQVADVAGKKVQWDAAQMRKINEHPCFSEKACHSFGRCHIPVAPKCNIQCNYCIRDFDCVNESRPGVTTRVLNADESMDMVKKVVEKYNYIKVVGIAGPGEPLANEETFETLRRLHEEYPNVIKCISTNGLLLPDKIDLLEKYDVGNVTVTLNAIDPEIGAKIYQFIDYHGKRYTGLEGAKLLLSQQMKGIEEALKRHMIVKINTVYIPGINEDHIPAIAKKVGEMGVYTFNVIPLIAQYKFADIAPPTQEMKRKMQDECGKYVKQMRHCQRCRADAIGKLGHDVQSCMYEKK encoded by the coding sequence ATGGCGGATCAGGTGCAAGTCGCAGACGTTGCGGGGAAAAAAGTCCAGTGGGATGCAGCGCAGATGCGCAAAATAAATGAACATCCCTGTTTTTCCGAAAAAGCATGCCACAGCTTCGGCAGGTGCCACATACCCGTGGCTCCCAAATGCAATATCCAGTGCAATTACTGTATCCGGGACTTTGACTGCGTGAACGAGAGCCGCCCCGGCGTCACCACGCGGGTCCTGAATGCCGATGAGTCCATGGATATGGTCAAGAAAGTGGTGGAGAAGTACAATTACATTAAGGTCGTCGGCATCGCGGGCCCCGGCGAACCGCTCGCAAACGAAGAGACGTTCGAGACCCTCCGGCGTCTTCACGAAGAGTATCCCAACGTCATCAAATGCATTAGCACCAACGGCCTCCTCCTTCCCGACAAGATCGACCTACTCGAAAAATACGATGTCGGGAATGTCACCGTCACCCTCAATGCCATCGATCCCGAAATCGGCGCCAAGATCTACCAGTTCATCGATTACCATGGCAAGCGCTATACCGGGCTCGAAGGCGCAAAACTGCTGCTCTCCCAGCAGATGAAAGGTATCGAAGAGGCCTTGAAACGGCACATGATTGTAAAGATAAACACCGTCTATATTCCCGGCATCAACGAGGATCATATCCCGGCGATTGCAAAGAAGGTCGGCGAGATGGGCGTGTACACCTTCAACGTCATCCCGCTCATCGCCCAGTACAAATTCGCCGATATTGCCCCACCCACGCAGGAGATGAAGAGGAAGATGCAGGACGAGTGCGGGAAATATGTCAAACAGATGCGCCACTGCCAGCGCTGCCGGGCCGATGCAATCGGTAAACTCGGTCACGACGTCCAGTCGTGCATGTATGAAAAGAAATAA
- a CDS encoding FKBP-type peptidyl-prolyl cis-trans isomerase has product MYKLDRIIVLEITMKRSEKVKGREAVAAKKRLYPKLAMVAAAGILILVIIGYVLLNPSGAKSGDMVTVEYTGSLTDGTVFDSNANATPLTFIIGQGKVIFEENVKGMSPGETKTVNIPVDKAYGPYNNALVHVVNRSTLPANITPVVGSVLKITRQPDGAVAWVKIINVTPSTVTWDENHELAGKDLVFTIRMIEIQKG; this is encoded by the coding sequence ATGTATAAGCTTGACCGGATTATTGTACTGGAGATAACCATGAAGAGGTCTGAGAAAGTCAAGGGCAGGGAGGCGGTTGCAGCCAAAAAACGGCTCTATCCCAAACTTGCGATGGTTGCGGCAGCAGGCATACTGATTCTTGTCATTATCGGGTACGTCCTGCTCAATCCCTCCGGTGCAAAGAGCGGGGATATGGTAACGGTTGAATATACCGGCAGCCTAACTGACGGGACGGTCTTTGATTCGAATGCGAACGCAACCCCGCTCACGTTTATTATCGGGCAGGGTAAGGTTATTTTTGAAGAAAACGTCAAAGGGATGTCTCCCGGGGAGACAAAGACGGTGAATATCCCGGTTGACAAAGCGTATGGCCCGTACAATAACGCACTTGTCCATGTCGTGAACCGTTCAACACTGCCCGCTAATATAACGCCTGTAGTCGGGAGCGTCTTAAAAATTACACGGCAACCTGACGGGGCCGTTGCCTGGGTAAAAATAATCAATGTCACCCCGTCAACTGTTACTTGGGATGAGAACCACGAACTTGCAGGAAAAGATCTTGTTTTTACTATCAGGATGATTGAGATACAGAAAGGCTGA